The genomic segment GCTCCTTTCAACTGGGGGGCAGCTATACAGTTCACGCGGAAACCCAGGTCTGAATATCCAGAAACTGGGAACTTGAATACCCAGAAGTCGTCTCCAGGCCAGCAGAGGTCAGGGACTTAGACCGTTGAGACTGGAGTCTTGCAAATccacctgccctgccccaccctctTCTCCCGGTCATCCAAGGCGCGAGGGCTCAGTTGTCCTCCATGGTTTCTTGAATCCAGTCCAGGTAGTGGCACACACTTGTATAGACGGCAGGGCGCCGGGGCCTGGAGCAGGGTTCCGAGCCCCCGGACACCACACCAGCCAGGGTCCCATTGCAAACCAGGGGGCCCCCAGAGTCACCCTGCACGCGGAACAAGAGCAGAGAAAGTGTTAGGCCGATCTACTCAGGACCTGACACAAGGCATTTGCTCCCTCCGAGGAAGCTTccagttcccttctcctccagtacCCAGGCATCCTGGTCTCCAGTCCCTcctccctcagtcgtgtccaaccactttgtgaccccatgggctgtagcccgccaggctcctctgtccatggaattttcccagcaagaatactggagcgggttgccatttcctcctgcagggatcttcccaatccagggatggaacccacgtctcctgtgtctcctgcattggcaggcagattctttacgctgagccacccgggaaggccACAGACGCAGGAGTAAAATCTCAtggcccccacctcccccaagGGCCTAGCATCGTGGATCCTAACCCCTCTTCTCCCAGGACATAGAGTCCAACCCCCAGTCCCTTCCTCTTTTAGGTCCAGGAATTCTGGCAGGACTGGTCACCCCCCACTGCCCTTCTCAGGACCCAGGTATCCCAAATCCTTCCAAGCTCAGTTCTAGGAAGTCTGGGGCTCCAACTGCCTTCTCCACCAGGACCCTAGAGCTGCTGCAGGATGCCCACCCCCGTCCTTCCCAGAGCAGTCTTACCTGGCAGGAGCCCCGGCCCCCCTCCCACAGGCCTGCACAGAGCATGCTGTCGGAGATGTGGCCTGGATACGCCCGGCGGCAGAGTCGGGGCTCCAGGATGCTGATGTTGGCACAATGCAGCGTCAGTGGGTACTCCACTGTGGGGAAAGCAGGTCCGTGAAAGGTCAGCAGCTGTTTCCATCTCAACTCagcaccgcccccctcccccgatTTCCCAAGGCAGACCCACCGTGCCACAGCCCGAGACTCTCCAAGACAGGAACAAGTGAGAAAGCAGAATCACAGCGTGGAGGAGAAACAGATGGAGACCAAGTGGAGAGGGccgaagagagagagagaaagaaagaaagacgcAGAGAGCCAAGAGATAAGAGATATGTATAAAACtcacacagagaaaaagagggacCTTGATGGGAAGATAGACCACTGAAGGGGAAAGAGGATTCTCAGAGGAGGCAATGAAGAAATAgggagaaacagactcagagatgggaattccctggtggtccagttggcTGAGACTTCGCATGCCCAGTTCAGGGGGCCCAGGGTCTATCCctgcagggaactagatcccgcatgctgcagctactgaaggccacgtgctctggagcccaggcttcGCCTGGATCAGCCACCACAATCAGAAGCCTGAACACCATAGCTGCAGGGTAACTAACTCCCCTCTCTCTGAAACCAGAGAATGCCCACATGCAGCGACAGAAACAAATAGAATAAAAGAATTtctttaataaagaaagaaagagaccaAGAGACATCCAGTGAGAAAGTAGTGAGATCAAGGGGAGGAGACATTTACAGTGAGATGGCTGTTGCTGGAGACTGAGACAGAGACGCGGGGAGACTAGAGATGGGGAAGTGGGGTAGGGGCTGTCTAGGGAAATAGCGGTTCTTGGGGGAGAAACGTGTTGTCTGAAGGGCACAGCCTGCACTGAATTCTGCCGAATTCTGCCCAACAGCGGTCGTTATTTTAGAAATACGGACCCAGCATTGTCAGTTTTGAATTTTTCAAGCAAATCAAGAAACCTGGCTTTTATATCACATTGCTCAGGTTTTAACTGTTAGCAGCCACAAAccgatgtttttgtttttgtttattttcacggCCCTTTGAAAGTCAGTACTGCCATGGGAAGCCAAATTTGACTAATGGATGTGCTGATTTCTGACTCTGAGTGACATAGACCTTATTTCAGTTCTGAGATGCACGTATTTTCACAAGTAAACATCTCTGAAATCAGGATGTGCCTTCCAGTAAATGATGTCATACAGGGatggatggggacttccctggtggtccactggttatgaacccatctgccagtgcagggaacacgggtttgatccctgctctgggaagattccacttgtCGTGGGGCAGCCaagcccatgcactacaactTCTGGGCTGGCTCTCTAGAGCCTGCGAGCCGCAGTCACTGAACCCACGTATCCGAGAGCCTGCgcttcgcaacaagagaagcctgcacagcacaGTTAGAGAGGAGCCCcggctcgccacaactagagaaagccctggcACAGCAAGAAAAACCAagtgctgccaaaaataaataagaaggaataaaatttttttaaaaagaagataagtgaaaaaaaTTGCAAGCAGGCCCTTTCAGCTATAGGTACTTCCGTGTATTTTGTAGGAAAAGGATGGCTgaaacctgtttttctttttctcattcttgCTGGGTTGTAAGATAATGGTGCATCTTATCATTCATAGCATTTAGATCTGATGAAATATATGGATgcatagatagatgatagaacATAGAGGTGAAAAAGCAGAGACGGGCAGAGAGGGGCTTCAGACCCCTGGCATGAGACATCAGGGTGTCTTTAGTGGGCAAGGCTGTACCCTTAGGACTAGACACGGCCCCCCAGCCTGAGATGAGGCACTGGGTGCCTGGGGAGACGCAGGTCTGGCTGAGGTTGAGGGGCTGCACGGCAGGGCCTAGATGTGCCTTCCGGGGCAGACGAACCAACATGATGTCATTGTTGTGGTCCTGGGCAGTGAGGTCCTGGTTGAACCCAGGGTGAGGGAAGAAGTCTGTGGCCCGGAACAGCTGCTCCGGACCCTCCCATTTCCAGAGGTGGTGCTCCCCGAGGCGGACCCACAGATACCTGTTGGACAGGTGTCAGAGGTCaaggtgggagaaggcgaggtgTCTTCTCGGCCCTGATCCTCTTTATTCTGACCACCAGGATGCTGTGTGACTCCGCAAGCCACACACCCTCTCTGGGTGCCTGTCAGCTGTCCGTGACCCACAGGGCTGCGTGACTTTAAGCAAGGCACACACCCTCTCTGGGCTCCTgcttcccactccatccctttGCCTCTACCTTCGTAGCTCTCCGCCAAAGCTCGCACCTCTTCCTAGCCCCATGTCAAGTAAACCACCTTCCTCTCTGCCCCACCTGGAGCCTCAGTGGTGACCTGGGTCCCCTGGAACCATGGAGGCAGGTGAGGCCTCCGCCCACCACACAACAACAGCCCCACAACCTGCACCCACAGGTCTGGTGGCTTCTGTGGGGAGTGgcgctgtgtgtgtatgtggaaaGGGTGGGATATGGAAAATCCCCAAGCTAGGCTCATTTGCGGCCTCAGACTTTTCCTGTCAGCTACATCCCTCATCTCTCAACGTACTTCTTCCTGAAATCTGGTCTCAGACCCTCTCCCTGCAGTGGCAGAACCCACTTGCTCTGCTCTGGGTTCATGCCCTGGACAGCCAGGGACCCTCAGGGTGTCTACATATCCATCCTCCGACCCCTGACCTCTGACATTAGGGACCAGGCTAATGACTGAGAACTCAGGCTTTGAGGAACATAAGATGTTAGTTCTGTCTTCTCCCTCTCTGTCACACTGTGGCCTTGGTTTCTGTGTCTGGGAAGTCAGTCCCAACCCCACCCCGCAGCCCCGACTTGTCCCTGCTCCTGAATCTCCTGAACCTCCATGTTTCTGCTTCTCCCCTCTGTCTCTGGTACTGAAATGTGGCCCTTGTTTTCCTAGCCTGATGTACAGGCCTGAGCTAAAGAGGCTCCAGCATGGAGTGATGTATGATGGGAAATTCTCACAGAGCAGCCAGGGTGGCCCCTAGGCTTCATTCTAGAGGGAAAATACCCAACAGGAGTCACGGCTCCTTTCCCCAGATAATATAAAAAGGGTTTCTGCATCAGGTAGATTCCAGAATTCTATTAGAATGCCCAGAATCTAAGATTCTAAAACTCTAAGGTTCTAATACCCTGGAAACCCACAATTTTAGAATTCTATGAGGCTCAAGCCCTAGTATCTTAAGAATTTGAGATTCTAATGCTTTTGATTTCCCTGAATCAAAAAgtctaagatttttaaattatctgaatTAAATCTAGGACATAAAAACCTAGGGTTCTAATATTCTGGGACAGTAAAACTAGAATTTCATCATTCTAGAAATCTAGAAATCTTTGATTTTTACAAGTGTAAGAATTTAGGTTTCAAATAGTTTGAAACTCTAGAATTCTCTTGGTTAACACGTTGGGGAGTTTAGAAATCTTGAATGATAGCATGCAGGAATAGTAAATCCACCAGATTCTAGACATGTATAAACATaagtttctagaattctcttggtTCAAGATTCTAGAATTTACAAGCCACAGTATTCTAGGACACTGTAATTCAGACTATAAGCTTCCCTACTCCATGAACCTAGCTAGCTAGAACACTTTGAATCTAAGATCCTAGGGTTGCGCTATCTGACACAGTGATTGAGTGCTTAAATGCGACTAGTCCAAACGGAGATGCAGCATACTTGTAAAATGCAAGCCTGGTTTCAAAgacttagtattaaaaaaaaaaaagactaaactaTGTCATTCGTAAGTATTTAaaattgattacatgttgaaataacATTTTGAGTATGGCAAGTTAAATCTattattaaaattagttttactcttttttttttttgcctttttggtgTGTCTGCTAGAAAACTTAAACTTTCCTACATGGTTAGGGTTCTATTTCCATTGGATAGTGCTGCTCCAGACTACTCAGGTTCTACCTGTCCCTGAGTCTACGTTTCTCCAATTCAGCAACATCACTAATGTAATTACTTACGTACATTAGTGTAAAATCTGGATGCAAGATTTTAGGAATGTACAGCTCTGGATTTCTCCAGGTCAGAGTCTAGGCGTCTAGGAGTCTGAGTGAGTGAAGACgatcagtaatgtccaactctgcaaccccatggactgtagtagcccaccaggctcctctgtctatggaattctccaggcaagaatactggagtgggttgccttcccttctccaggggatcttcccga from the Capra hircus breed San Clemente chromosome 18, ASM170441v1, whole genome shotgun sequence genome contains:
- the KLK9 gene encoding kallikrein-9: MRLAFLCALLSLLGGQGWADTRAIGAKECRPNSQPWQAGLFHLTHLFCGATLISDRWLLTAAHCRKRYLWVRLGEHHLWKWEGPEQLFRATDFFPHPGFNQDLTAQDHNNDIMLVRLPRKAHLGPAVQPLNLSQTCVSPGTQCLISGWGAVSSPKVEYPLTLHCANISILEPRLCRRAYPGHISDSMLCAGLWEGGRGSCQGDSGGPLVCNGTLAGVVSGGSEPCSRPRRPAVYTSVCHYLDWIQETMEDN